One Astatotilapia calliptera chromosome 1, fAstCal1.2, whole genome shotgun sequence DNA segment encodes these proteins:
- the uacab gene encoding uveal autoantigen with coiled-coil domains and ankyrin repeats protein isoform X2 — translation MSRWLKCTSVHFNTDWNKYDDRLMKAVERGEVDKVSAVLNKKGIIPTKLDVEGRSAFHLAATRGHLEVLNLILGHNVDVTASDAAGKSALHLASRNGHSLCVQKLLQHNSPVGNVDLQGRTALHDAVMAGCASSVKLLCDSGAAVNATDFDGRTPLILATQMCHPRICQLLLERGADITVRDKQNKTALILGCEFGCKDAVEVLLKSGADVKTVDGLGHDAHHYARFNKDQELITMVKSYIDKANRDKEAAKIEQWKRQHSVERTEAAEINRKDQIIHDLERQNETLQEGLRKYYQEQKALLDKVNMLQQQLTQEKMAAEDSQKEKEQLKMLLSTKEKDEGARGQETVKVQLRSTLGEYSGQSVIKGKENVFVKGHSLDSDQMLRNPPLSRSLSRPLEKGLPGELDALRNELEAVKKRQQAAEEETTRLQSALSRKTRECQELLQSRDTIQKQADQQVQELEDALGDVQKRMLDSECKVKQLQAHVVAVKEHLGGQAAEELRTQLQDVKAKYEGASAEVGRVRNRLKQSEKALEEYKSSESQLAAETERLNHDVQNLTAERDVLRETLLEMETQLKEAQTKHGNTVPAEKFDNMKNLLTNAVDEKERQLAELREDYDRVLEEVAELHRKLDSPSSQGGPRPLSAEEQQVWAALEDENATLKKTLVEVTAKSQALIHEVEKSEDEKDMLQEQLDELNSRIEVDFIPIQNHEEVRRNMVTALEDLEDKLVEAGERCGRAEAQVQQLQTERGALQKNISSLSSTSEKQQSEMDTMRCQNADLIKKVELLQKRCEDRDKECVQLTTQSQTLKESLEGQYVPRQQHEQVKMELSSTLESVKAEMLKLDTSQKESGEELKNVKEGNEKLKEKLEKVLLEMKNDYISVKDHRAITDKLNAAVVEAENRANEASAMHALAQDETVKLTHELEAQKKELDTIQEAIQSKFVPLTTAEEKETSYSTQVKELTAKLLEMEEKYDKEKTAREGNRQEEKKLKVEVESVQRRLDVALVSSEKHKENEEEFKAKCEELTQKLVNLEQQLDEVTLQKAELQEQNALCNAQIQNLQERLKSELTRISTYDTELKALNDALQQAQADCKKAREAQQAEAQKVCAFQKEVQELHREQESLLQHAEAKEALEAEVAKLHLALREEEENNAQRAEDVSALQSELLQATQALEEIRCKEDQMNELKKEKQQLEEEAASLNNKLLSLVEEREKVHQEATKAREGESRARTEMEAVQEKGRAIEREIRELKERYDESLTTICDLQKRIQTSAEQTEAKDKKITELLTDVERLKQALNSLSQLTYTSNTPKRQTQPIDTLQAQIKSLQQQLADAERQHREVVSIYRTHLLSAAQGHMDEDVQAALLQIIRMRQEFVC, via the exons ATGAGCCGCTGGCTGAAATGCACCTCCGTGCACTTT AACACAGACTGGAACAAGTATGATGATCGGCTGATGAAGGCAGTGGAGCGTGGCGAGGTGGACAAGGTGTCTGCTGTTCTCAACAAGAAGGGCATCATCCCCACTAAGCTTGACGTGGAAGGACGCTCTGC GTTTCATTTGGCTGCAACACGAGGACACTTAGAAGTCCTCAATCTCATCCTGGGACACAATGTTGATGTGACTGCGAGTGACGCCGCTG GTAAAAGTGCTCTCCATCTAGCTTCGAGAAATGGACACTCTCTGTGTGTGCAGAAACTCCTGCAG cACAACTCTCCAGTTGGAAATGTGGACCTGCAAGGAAGAACGGCTCTACATGATGCTG TCATGGCGGGCTGTGCCTCCAGCGTCAAACTTCTCTGTGACAGCGGGGCGGCTGTGAATGCCACCGATTTT gATGGGAGGACACCTCTGATTCTGGCAACCCAGATGTGTCATCCCCGTATTTGTCAGCTGTTGCTGGAGCGAGGAGCTGACATTACTGTCCgggacaaacaaaacaa GACCGCGCTGATCCTCGGCTGTGAGTTCGGCTGTAAGGATGCAGTGGAGGTGCTGCTGAAGAGCGGCGCCGATGTGAAGACTGTGGACGGCTTGGGTCACGATGCACATCACTACGCTCGCTTCAACAAGGACCAGGAGCTCATCACGATGGTCAAAAGTTACATCGACAAAGCCAACAGAG ATAAAGAAGCCGCAAAGATAGAACAGTGGAAGCGACAG CATTCAGTGGAGAGAACAGAGGCAGCTGAGATTAACAGAAAGGACCAGATCATACAT GATCTGGAAAGGCAGAATGAGACTCTGCAGGAAGGCCTCAGGAAGTACTACCAGGAGCAGAAAGCGCTCTTAGATAAAGTCAACATGCTCCAGCAACAGCTCACCCAG GAAAAAATGGCCGCAGAAGACTCTCAAAAAGAG AAGGAACAGTTGAAGATGTTACTCAGcaccaaagaaaaagatgaaggcGCTCGAGGGCAGGAGACTGTCAAGGTCCAGCTCCGGAGTACTTTG GGGGAATACTCTGGTCAGTCGGTTATCAAAG gtaaagaaaatgtttttgtcaaaGGTCACAGCCTGGATTCTGATCAG ATGCTCAGAAATCCTCCCCTCTCACGTTCATTATCCCGACCGCTGGAGAAGGGTCTTCCTGGTGAGCTGGATGCGCTCCGAAATGAACTTGAGGCAGTCAAGAAAAGACAGCAGGCAGCTGAGGAGGAGACGACACGGCTTCAGTCTGCACTGAGCCGTAAAACCAGAGAGTGCCAGGAGCTACTTCAGAGCCGAGACACCATCCAGAAACAGGCTGACCAGCAGGTTCAAGAGCTCGAGGACGCCTTGGGAGACGTCCAGAAACGGATGCTGGACTCTGAGTGCAAGGTCAAACAGCTGCAAGCCCACGTAGTCGCTGTCAAAGAACATTTAGGAGGCCAAGCGGCAGAAGAACTGCGCACTCAGCTCCAGGACGTCAAGGCCAAGTATGAAGGTGCTTCGGCCGAAGTGGGCCGCGTTCGCAACCGCCTCAAACAGAGTGAGAAGGCCTTGGAGGAGTACAAGAGCAGTGAGAGCCAACTAGCAGCTGAGACGGAGAGGCTGAACCATGATGTCCAAAATCTGACTGCAGAGCGAGACGTACTGAGAGAAACACTTTTAGAAATGGAAACCCAGCTGAAAGAGGCCCAGACTAAACATGGCAACACCGTACCGGCCGAGAAGTTCGACAACATGAAAAACCTGCTCACCAATGCAGTTGACGAGAAGGAACGGCAGCTCGCCGAGCTGAGGGAAGACTACGATCGggtgctggaggaggtggcggaGCTCCATCGAAAGCTAGACAGCCCCTCCTCACAGGGAGGCCCGAGGCCGTTGTCTGCTGAGGAGCAGCAGGTCTGGGCAGCACTGGAAGATGAGAACGCTACCCTGAAAAAGACATTGGTGGAGGTGACTGCAAAAAGCCAGGCTCTGATTCATGAGGTTGAGAAGAGTGAGGATGAAAAAGACATGCTACAAGAGCAGCTGGATGAGCTTAACAGCAGGATTGAGGTGGACTTTATACCGATACAGAACCACGAGGAAGTTCGGAGGAACATGGTAACGGCTCTGGAGGATCTCGAGGACAAACTGGTGGAAGCCGGCGAACGTTGCGGAAGAGCAGAGGCACAAGTCCAACAGCTTCAGACCGAGAGGGGCGCGTTGCAGAAGAATATCAGCAGCCTCAGCAGCACGAGTGAGAAACAACAAAGTGAGATGGACACTATGAGGTGTCAGAATGCCGACCTGATAAAGAAAGTTGAGCTTTTGCAGAAGAGATGTGAAGACAGAGATAAAGAGTGTGTGCAGCTGACCACACAGAGTCAGACTCTCAAAGAGAGCTTGGAGGGACAGTATGTTCCCAGACAGCAGCACGAGCAAGTGAAAATGGAGTTAAGTTCCACCTTAGAGAGCGTTAAAGCTGAGATGTTAAAGTTGGACACAAGTCAAAAAGAAAGTGGGGAAGAGTTGAAGAATGTGAAAGAAGGAAatgaaaagttaaaagaaaagttAGAAAAAGTTCTGCTGGAGATGAAAAACGACTACATCAGTGTAAAAGACCACAGAGCTATCACAGACAAGCTGAATGCTGCCGTGGTCGAGGCAGAGAATAGAGCAAATGAGGCGTCTGCAATGCATGCGTTGGCTCAGGATGAAACTGTTAAGCTTACTCACGAACTGGAGGCTCAGAAGAAAGAGCTTGATACCATACAAGAGGCTATTCAGTCTAAGTTTGTGCCTCTGACAACAGCTGAGGAGAAGGAAACCTCTTACAGCACCCAGGTTAAAGAGTTGACAGCAAAACTGTTGGAAATGGAAGAGAAGTATGACAAAGAAAAGACTGCCAGAGAGGGCAAcagacaggaggaaaagaaactgaaagttGAGGTGGAatctgttcagaggagactagACGTCGCTCTGGTTTCCAGtgaaaagcacaaagaaaatgaggagGAGTTCAAGGCTAAATGTGAAGAACTGACCCAGAAGTTGGTCAACTTAGAGCAGCAGCTCGACGAGGTAACACTTCAGAAAGCTGAACTTCAAGAGCAAAATGCCCTGTGCAATGCTCAAATTCAAAACCTACAGGAGCGTCTGAAGTCAGAGCTGACACGCATATCGACATACGATACCGAGCTCAAAGCCCTCAATGATGCCTTACAGCAAGCGCAGGCTGATTGCAAGAAAGCAAGAGAGGCGCAGCAGGCGGAGGCCCAGAAGGTGTGCGCCTTTCAGAAAGAAGTGCAGGAACTCCACCGGGAGCAGGAGTCTCTGCTGCAGCATGCCGAGGCCAAGGAAGCCCTGGAGGCTGAAGTGGCTAAGCTACACCTGGCTCTCCGCGAAGAGGAGGAAAACAACGCCCAGAGGGCGGAAGATGTATCTGCTCTGCAGTCAGAGCTCCTTCAGGCTACTCAGGCTCTCGAAGAGATCCGCTGTAAGGAAGACCAAATGAACGAGCTGAAGAAGGAGAAacagcagctggaggaggaggccgCCAGCCTGAATAACAAGCTGCTGAGCTTGGTAGAAGAGCGTGAAAAGGTCCATCAGGAGGCAACAAAAGCAAGAGAGGGCGAGAGCAGGGCGAGGACGGAGATGGAGGCAGTCCAGGAGAAGGGGCGCGCCATCGAAAGGGAGATCAGAGAGCTGAAAGAGAGATACGATGAGTCCCTCACCACCATCTGTGACCTGCAGAAGAGGATTCAAACATCAGCTGAGCAGACCGAAGCCAAAGACAAGAAG ATCACAGAGTTGCTTACAGACGTTGAGCGATTAAAGCAGGCGCTGAATAGTCTGTCCCAGCTGACATACACAAGCAACACACCCAAGAGGCAGACGCAGCCCATCGACACACTCCAAGCTCAGATCAAGAGCCTACAGCAGCAGCTGGCT GATGCTGAGAGGCAACACAGAGAGGTGGTTTCAATTTATCGAACACATCTGCTCAGCGCAGCCCAG GGCCACATGGACGAGGACGTCCAGGCCGCCTTGCTGCAGATCATCCGCATGAGACAGGAGTTTGTGTGTTAA